A single region of the Pseudomonas solani genome encodes:
- the phnX gene encoding phosphonoacetaldehyde hydrolase: MNYQQPTQLQAAVLDWAGTVVDFGSFAPTQIFVEAFAEFGVAVSLEEARGPMGMGKWDHIRTLCDIPAIAERYRAAFGRLPTDDDVTAIYERFMPLQIEKIALHSALIPGALEAIASLRGKGLKIGSCSGYPAAVMAKVVELAEKNGYVADHVVATDEVPNGRPHPAQALANVIALGISDVAACVKVDDTWPGILEGRSAGMWTVALTCSGNALGLTWEQFKALPADKLEQERARIAQQFEGARPHYLIDTIADLPQVIDAINARLKRGEMPQGA, from the coding sequence ATGAACTACCAGCAACCCACCCAGCTGCAAGCCGCTGTCCTCGACTGGGCCGGCACCGTGGTCGACTTCGGCTCCTTCGCGCCGACGCAGATCTTCGTCGAGGCCTTCGCCGAGTTCGGCGTCGCCGTGAGCCTGGAGGAAGCGCGCGGCCCGATGGGCATGGGCAAGTGGGATCACATCCGCACCCTGTGCGACATCCCCGCCATCGCCGAGCGCTACCGCGCCGCCTTCGGCCGCCTGCCCACGGACGACGACGTCACTGCGATCTATGAACGCTTCATGCCCCTGCAGATCGAGAAGATCGCCCTGCACTCGGCGCTGATCCCCGGCGCCCTGGAGGCCATCGCCAGCCTGCGCGGCAAAGGGCTGAAGATCGGCTCTTGCTCCGGCTACCCGGCAGCGGTGATGGCCAAGGTGGTGGAACTGGCGGAGAAGAACGGCTACGTCGCCGACCATGTGGTCGCCACGGACGAAGTCCCCAACGGTCGCCCGCACCCGGCCCAGGCACTGGCCAACGTCATCGCCCTGGGCATCAGCGACGTGGCCGCCTGCGTGAAGGTGGACGACACCTGGCCGGGCATCCTAGAAGGCCGCAGCGCCGGCATGTGGACGGTCGCCCTGACCTGCTCCGGCAACGCCCTGGGCCTGACCTGGGAGCAGTTCAAGGCCCTGCCCGCCGACAAGCTGGAGCAGGAACGCGCACGCATCGCCCAGCAATTCGAAGGCGCCCGCCCGCATTACCTGATCGACACCATCGCCGACCTGCCGCAGGTGATCGACGCCATCAACGCCCGGCTCAAGCGCGGAGAAATGCCGCAGGGCGCATGA
- a CDS encoding MFS transporter, whose protein sequence is MNNQQGVQGRGWQSIQRWRVQIFLITWLAYAAFYFTRKAFSVAKLGIAEDADFELDKSVMANLDALYLAAYAIGQFTWGIFADRFGPRVIVFGGLLVSALAALAMGTFATLPIFATCMVVQGLAQSTGWSGLCKNIGCFFATRERGRVLGYWSTCYAFGGLVSTPFAGWWAYQVFGDWRAAFVSSAVVVLVVAVLFWLLQRNRPEDVGLEPVEVEVKTSRELKIERDGHWASLRKIMGNRTVLVLGLAYFLLKPARYAILLWGPMMVYERMPAVGKVASAIVPTAFEVAGLVGPILIGIASDRWFGARRMPACVISLVALTLCLGLFVPAMQSGSLYLVVGLLFMLGLTLYGPDSMISSSAAIDFGTTEAAGTAAGFVNGCGSVGAILGGLLPGYFDTTTVFIGFTVAALLASLMLVPFWNSRPKTLKVLDGLIPPPGNDGQPLGARS, encoded by the coding sequence ATGAACAACCAACAAGGTGTCCAAGGGCGCGGATGGCAATCCATCCAGCGCTGGCGTGTACAGATCTTCCTCATCACCTGGCTGGCCTACGCCGCCTTCTACTTCACCCGCAAGGCCTTCTCGGTGGCCAAGCTCGGCATCGCCGAGGACGCGGATTTCGAACTCGACAAATCGGTCATGGCCAACCTCGACGCCCTGTACCTCGCTGCCTACGCCATCGGCCAGTTCACCTGGGGCATCTTCGCCGACCGCTTCGGCCCGCGGGTGATCGTCTTCGGCGGGCTGCTGGTCTCGGCGCTCGCCGCGCTGGCCATGGGCACCTTCGCCACCCTGCCGATCTTCGCCACCTGCATGGTGGTCCAGGGCCTGGCGCAGTCCACCGGCTGGAGCGGGCTGTGCAAGAACATCGGCTGTTTCTTCGCCACCCGCGAGCGCGGCCGGGTGCTGGGCTACTGGAGCACCTGCTACGCCTTCGGTGGCCTGGTCTCCACGCCCTTCGCCGGCTGGTGGGCGTACCAGGTGTTCGGCGACTGGCGCGCGGCCTTCGTCTCCAGCGCCGTGGTGGTGCTGGTGGTGGCGGTGCTGTTCTGGCTGCTGCAGCGCAACCGCCCCGAGGACGTCGGCCTGGAGCCGGTCGAGGTGGAAGTGAAGACCTCCCGCGAGCTGAAGATCGAGCGCGACGGCCATTGGGCCTCGCTGCGCAAGATCATGGGCAACCGCACGGTGCTGGTCCTCGGCCTCGCCTATTTCCTGCTCAAGCCGGCGCGCTACGCGATCCTGCTGTGGGGCCCGATGATGGTCTACGAGCGCATGCCCGCCGTGGGCAAGGTCGCCTCGGCCATCGTGCCCACCGCCTTCGAAGTGGCCGGGCTGGTGGGGCCGATCCTCATCGGCATCGCCTCCGACCGCTGGTTCGGCGCGCGGCGTATGCCCGCCTGCGTCATCAGCCTGGTGGCGCTGACCCTGTGCCTGGGCCTGTTCGTGCCGGCCATGCAGAGTGGCAGCCTGTACCTGGTGGTCGGCCTGCTGTTCATGCTGGGCCTGACCCTCTACGGCCCCGACTCGATGATCAGCAGCTCCGCCGCCATCGACTTCGGCACCACCGAAGCGGCCGGCACCGCCGCCGGCTTCGTCAACGGCTGCGGCTCGGTCGGCGCCATCCTCGGCGGCCTGCTGCCCGGCTACTTCGACACCACCACCGTATTCATCGGCTTCACCGTCGCGGCCCTGCTCGCCAGCCTGATGCTGGTGCCGTTCTGGAACAGCCGGCCCAAGACCCTCAAGGTCCTCGACGGACTCATCCCCCCACCCGGCAACGACGGCCAACCCCTCGGCGCCCGTTCCTGA
- a CDS encoding 2-aminoethylphosphonate--pyruvate transaminase, with protein MSKAEFPASHTPLAAPVQGEPYLLTPGPLTTSRATKEAMLRDWGSWDADFNRVTAEIRQQLLAMAGVTDDSYACVPLQGSGTFSVEAALATAIPRDGKALILMNGAYGQRAAKTLDYLGRAHIALDKGDYLPPQPEEVDALLRAHPEVTTVFLVHCETSSGILNPLRELAAVVKTHGKRLIVDAMSSFGAVPLTVDEVPLDVLVSSANKCIEGIPGFGFVIIRRDLLEESAGRAHSLSLDLLEQWRYMERTGQWRFTPPTHSVVAFHAALEQHAAEGGVPGRLARYTRNRDVLVAGMRELGFQTLLEDRWLSPIITTFFSPAHPAFEFKRFYDELKARQFVIYPGKLTQAESFRIGCIGQIDEPIVRQLLRAIAESLQAMGVTLEKTAA; from the coding sequence ATGAGCAAAGCCGAATTCCCCGCATCGCATACCCCCCTCGCCGCGCCGGTCCAGGGCGAGCCCTACCTGCTGACCCCCGGCCCGCTGACCACCTCGCGCGCTACCAAGGAAGCCATGCTGCGTGACTGGGGCTCGTGGGACGCCGACTTCAACCGCGTCACCGCCGAGATCCGCCAGCAGCTACTGGCCATGGCCGGGGTGACCGACGACAGCTACGCCTGCGTGCCCTTGCAAGGCAGCGGCACCTTCTCGGTGGAAGCCGCCCTCGCCACCGCCATCCCCCGCGACGGCAAGGCGCTGATCCTGATGAACGGTGCCTACGGCCAGCGCGCCGCCAAGACCCTCGACTACCTGGGCCGCGCCCATATCGCGCTGGACAAGGGCGACTACCTGCCACCGCAACCCGAGGAGGTGGACGCCCTGCTCCGCGCCCACCCCGAGGTGACCACCGTGTTCCTGGTCCACTGCGAGACCAGCTCCGGCATCCTCAACCCCCTGCGTGAGCTGGCGGCCGTGGTGAAGACCCATGGCAAGCGCCTGATCGTCGACGCCATGAGCTCCTTCGGCGCGGTGCCGCTGACGGTGGACGAGGTGCCCCTCGATGTCCTGGTGTCCTCGGCCAACAAGTGCATCGAGGGCATACCCGGCTTCGGCTTCGTGATCATCCGCCGGGACCTGCTGGAGGAATCCGCCGGCCGCGCCCACTCCCTGAGCCTCGACCTGCTGGAGCAGTGGCGCTACATGGAGCGCACCGGCCAGTGGCGCTTCACCCCGCCCACCCACAGCGTGGTGGCCTTCCACGCGGCGCTTGAGCAGCACGCCGCCGAGGGTGGCGTGCCGGGCCGCCTGGCGCGCTACACGCGCAACCGCGACGTGCTGGTGGCCGGCATGCGCGAGCTGGGGTTCCAGACGCTGCTGGAAGACCGCTGGCTGTCGCCGATCATCACCACCTTCTTCAGCCCTGCGCACCCGGCCTTCGAGTTCAAGCGTTTCTACGACGAGCTCAAGGCCCGCCAGTTCGTCATCTACCCCGGCAAGCTGACCCAGGCCGAGAGCTTCCGCATCGGCTGCATCGGCCAGATCGACGAGCCCATCGTGCGCCAGTTGCTGCGCGCCATCGCCGAGTCCCTGCAGGCGATGGGCGTGACCCTCGAGAAAACGGCGGCCTGA
- a CDS encoding LysR substrate-binding domain-containing protein, giving the protein MSVSQAQLKAFHAVAVHGNFTRAAEQLFLSQPAVSDQVRKLEERFGVLLFNRNKRSVQLTELGERLLAITLRLFAAENEAEELLTSSRALQSGSLTLAVDAPMHLLPYIARFCERYPGIRVRLVTGNSDESLRRLFDYQADFAVLGRPVDDDRLIAHVLSSGPLVAFVAEGHPWARRDAIHLADLHRTPLVLREQGSMTRQMLEDEMRRLGLDTHPAIEVEGREAVFEMVVAGLGVGIVSAAELGSSRGVHVLPILDFEPRMTETLVCLKEQGARRVIEAFLEVVGIQDARS; this is encoded by the coding sequence ATGTCGGTTTCCCAGGCGCAACTCAAGGCCTTTCACGCCGTGGCGGTGCACGGCAACTTCACCCGCGCAGCGGAGCAGCTGTTCCTCAGCCAGCCGGCGGTCTCCGACCAGGTGCGCAAGCTGGAGGAGCGCTTCGGCGTGCTGTTGTTCAACCGCAACAAGCGCTCGGTGCAGCTCACCGAATTGGGTGAGCGCCTGCTGGCCATCACCCTGCGCCTGTTCGCCGCCGAGAACGAGGCCGAGGAACTGCTCACCAGTTCCCGCGCCCTGCAAAGCGGCAGCCTCACCCTGGCAGTGGACGCGCCCATGCACCTGCTGCCCTACATCGCGCGCTTCTGCGAGCGCTACCCCGGCATCCGCGTGCGCCTGGTGACCGGCAACAGCGATGAATCCCTGCGCCGGCTGTTCGACTACCAGGCCGACTTCGCCGTGCTCGGCCGCCCGGTGGACGACGACCGCCTGATCGCCCATGTGCTCAGCAGCGGCCCGCTGGTGGCCTTCGTCGCCGAAGGCCACCCCTGGGCACGGCGCGATGCCATCCACCTCGCCGACCTGCACCGCACCCCGCTGGTGCTGCGCGAACAGGGCTCCATGACCCGGCAGATGCTGGAAGACGAAATGCGCCGCCTGGGCCTCGACACCCACCCCGCCATCGAGGTGGAAGGCCGCGAAGCGGTGTTCGAGATGGTCGTCGCCGGCCTCGGCGTCGGCATCGTCTCCGCCGCCGAACTCGGCTCCAGCCGCGGCGTGCACGTACTGCCCATCCTCGACTTCGAACCGCGCATGACCGAGACGCTGGTGTGTTTGAAGGAGCAAGGGGCGAGGCGGGTGATCGAGGCGTTTTTGGAGGTGGTGGGAATCCAGGACGCCAGGTCCTGA
- a CDS encoding glycosyltransferase family 4 protein produces MRVLFIHQNFPGQFRHLAAHLAKREDVEVLAIGREQAPGLPGVRLLRYKPHRKASAQTHPYVRTFEDGVLHGQQVLRLLLDLKGKGYRPDVVVAHPGWGESLYVKEAFPSARLIHFCEYYYQARGADAGFDPEFPLDTNGAASIRSRNALHLLNLENCDLAITPTQWQRSVHPAAYRDAMQVIHEGIDIAGLGPDPEASLELPDGRVLKAGQPILTYVARNLEPYRGFHSFMRALPRILEAHPTCQVLVVGGDEVSYGSRPKGAANWRSKLLAENPIDLQRVHFLGKVPYATYKRVLQVSAAHIYLTYPFVLSWSLLEAMASGCLIIGSDTAPVREVIEDGRNGLLVDFFDGERIAEKALQALAEPERFQALRRQAVVTAQSYSTDSGIARYLQVLGLDSVMQPA; encoded by the coding sequence ATGCGTGTGCTGTTCATTCACCAGAATTTCCCTGGCCAGTTCCGTCATCTTGCCGCCCATCTGGCGAAGCGGGAGGATGTCGAGGTCCTGGCCATCGGCCGTGAGCAGGCGCCTGGGCTGCCGGGTGTGCGGTTGTTGCGCTACAAGCCCCATCGCAAGGCGAGTGCGCAGACGCACCCTTATGTGCGGACCTTCGAGGATGGCGTGCTCCATGGGCAGCAGGTGCTGCGCCTGCTGCTGGACCTGAAGGGCAAGGGCTACCGGCCGGATGTGGTGGTCGCCCATCCGGGCTGGGGTGAAAGCCTGTATGTGAAGGAAGCCTTCCCTTCGGCGCGGCTGATCCACTTCTGCGAGTACTACTACCAGGCCCGTGGTGCCGATGCCGGTTTCGACCCGGAATTCCCGCTCGACACCAATGGCGCCGCGAGCATCCGCAGCCGCAATGCGCTGCATTTGCTCAACCTGGAGAACTGCGACCTCGCCATCACCCCGACCCAGTGGCAGCGCAGCGTGCACCCGGCGGCTTACCGCGACGCCATGCAGGTGATCCATGAAGGCATCGATATCGCCGGCCTGGGCCCTGATCCCGAGGCCAGCCTGGAGTTGCCCGATGGCCGGGTGCTGAAGGCCGGGCAGCCGATCCTTACCTATGTGGCACGCAACCTGGAGCCCTACCGGGGCTTCCACAGTTTCATGCGCGCCTTGCCGCGCATCCTCGAGGCGCACCCGACCTGCCAGGTGCTGGTGGTCGGTGGCGATGAGGTGAGTTATGGCAGCCGCCCCAAGGGCGCTGCCAACTGGCGCAGCAAGCTGCTGGCGGAGAACCCCATCGACCTGCAGCGCGTGCACTTCCTCGGCAAGGTGCCCTATGCCACCTACAAGCGGGTGCTGCAGGTATCCGCCGCGCATATCTACCTGACCTACCCCTTCGTCCTGTCCTGGTCCCTGCTGGAGGCCATGGCCAGCGGTTGCCTGATCATCGGTTCGGATACCGCGCCGGTGCGCGAGGTGATCGAGGATGGCCGCAACGGGCTGCTGGTGGATTTCTTCGATGGCGAGCGGATCGCCGAGAAGGCCTTGCAGGCGCTGGCCGAGCCCGAGCGCTTCCAGGCCCTGAGGCGGCAGGCGGTGGTTACCGCACAGAGCTATTCGACGGACAGCGGCATCGCCCGCTACCTCCAGGTGCTGGGCCTCGACTCGGTGATGCAGCCCGCCTGA
- a CDS encoding calcium-binding protein produces the protein MDFQGTNGNDTLVGGDTDDQFYGAEGDDLLVGGAGVDTLAGGLGNDTLRGGSGADIYRFGRGSGRDVIEDGGGDGFVNRLEFEVGILPEDVSCRRIGVDLVLSLVDSNDQVILRNYFSSVGLPEIAEIFFANGARWSPYDVRTRVENAPQGQFLQGTPGADFLQGTGQADTLEGGAGNDMLDGLGGDDLLLGGEGDDTLVGGQGFDTLIGGQGNDTYRLAGSWGQVLINEQAMDSGVDVIEILDVSSQDVRLSRVGNDLILLRQGSSDRITISNYFNADALAPYAIDEIRFSDQMWRPLQVLQMLNAGTPGNDTLTGTAVPDTLSGGLGDDQLFGLGDNDQLDGGAGDDSLFGGAGDDLLIGGDGDDWLDGGEGYNQLIGGMGNDTYVVDSQGYAAITENIGGGIDTVRSSMTHTLGYGLENLVLTGSARIDGYGNQLDNDITGNSGDNRLKGEAGNDRLYGLDGKDTLEGGVGNDSLYGGAGDDTLLGDDGDDWLDAGSGADLLIGGAGNDTYVISQIEQRISEMAGGGVDTVRSSINYGLVGALENLVLTGTADLNGFGNELNNELTGNTGNNVLDGGAGNDRLEGGAGDDRLMGGSGNDTYFFSRGWGRDTVADQGGGVDVIQFAADILPSDIQAVHLGDDLVLNLKGSSDSISIQQYFLNSGANANGIEEIRFANGVVWTFGQVRSLVLQGGDGDDLLNGFSTADTLNGGAGNDTLFGAEGNDLLIGGAGNDVLNGGTGSDTLRGGLGDDTYVIDSLGDVIQENPNEGIDTLESSVSISSTLSANIENLRLTGSGNLTGFGNGANNLITGNQGANYLMGNAGNDTLSGEGGNDTLEGGVGNDVYRFARGWGSDAVQNFESGSNGLDVIEFAADILPSDIQVSRSGANLVLSLGGSGDRINVINYFLSDGATSNAVDEIRFANGTRWTLTTIKALALQGTSGNDTLTGYATADGISGGAGNDSILGGDGNDTLDGGSGDDVLEGGAGNDRLVGGAGNDTLNGGAGNDVFVVESAGDVVIDSSGTDTVEASVSFTLGAGIEKLTLTGSANLQGIGNSLDNTLTGNTGNNLLQGGAGNDALNGGAGNDQLQGGEGDDLYSFARGWGQDVIEDTDGALDAIEFATGIAPGDITLGHDGDDLLLNLWGSTDSIRVVGYFGATGAVEQIRFADGTQWLPDQLRSRVLQGDSTDDRLVGFASNDVLDGKGGNDSLFGLAGDDTLYGGAGNDLLEGGDGNDLLDGYTGVDTLIGGAGDDRYWVDAGDSVIEGVDGGIDTVESRVSWTLGDNVENLVLSGPATEGIGNALNNDIRGGDGNNLLRGEAGDDRLNGGQGKDTLIGGTGNDTYVFNNYWGQDVIHNQDDGIGKHDVIEFADFNTEHIRFRRVDDDLVFERNNTLDSLTVVGFFAGDGKGPASIEEVRFRNGDVWTGDFIRNSLLHGSYGNDTVQGYSTDDALFGDDGQDELRGFAGNDTLDGGAGNDTLFGGAGNDSLLGGLGGDRMEGGAGDDTYQVDSLSDLVIESAGGGIDTVESSLTLTLGANVENLTLTGTAAVNGTGNDLDNLIIGNDANNALYGGIGNNSLFGRGGDDLLVTGSGQDYLDGGDGNDTLNGNLGNDTLFGGAGNDVLNGGDGDDRLYGGEGNDSLYGGRGNDTFVIDSLGDSVFEYLNEGIDTVEASISHSLAFGVENLTLTGEAAIDGTGNTLDNQLRGNAAANRLSGGAGNDTLMGGAGNDTLSGGAGSDTYVFGLGDGQDVIQNNDSVAGSLDLLQFGSGISVEQLWFRQNGNDLDVSLVGGTERVSIEDWYGGSAYHLDQFKSADGKTLLDSQVQGLVDAMAAFGVPAGPRATSPPPSATS, from the coding sequence ATGGATTTTCAAGGCACAAACGGCAACGACACCCTGGTTGGCGGCGATACGGACGACCAGTTCTATGGCGCTGAGGGGGATGACCTGCTGGTCGGTGGCGCTGGCGTGGATACGCTAGCCGGCGGCCTGGGCAACGACACCCTGCGGGGCGGCTCGGGGGCCGACATCTACCGCTTCGGCCGAGGTAGCGGTCGCGATGTGATCGAGGACGGCGGTGGCGATGGCTTCGTCAATCGCCTCGAGTTCGAGGTGGGCATCCTGCCGGAGGATGTCAGCTGCCGGCGTATCGGCGTGGACCTGGTGCTGAGCCTCGTGGACTCGAACGATCAGGTCATCCTGCGCAACTACTTCTCCAGCGTCGGCCTGCCGGAGATCGCGGAAATCTTCTTTGCCAATGGTGCCCGCTGGTCGCCTTATGACGTGAGGACGCGTGTGGAGAACGCCCCCCAGGGCCAGTTCCTGCAGGGAACGCCGGGCGCTGATTTCCTCCAGGGGACTGGCCAGGCCGACACCCTGGAAGGCGGCGCCGGCAACGACATGCTGGACGGCCTTGGCGGTGATGACCTGCTGCTGGGTGGCGAGGGCGATGACACGCTGGTGGGCGGGCAGGGGTTCGACACCCTGATCGGCGGCCAGGGTAACGACACCTATCGCCTGGCGGGCAGTTGGGGCCAGGTGCTGATCAATGAGCAGGCCATGGATAGTGGTGTCGATGTAATCGAGATCCTCGACGTGTCATCGCAAGACGTGCGGCTCAGCCGAGTTGGCAATGACCTGATCCTGCTCCGCCAGGGAAGCAGCGACAGGATCACCATCAGCAACTATTTCAATGCCGATGCCCTTGCACCCTACGCCATCGATGAGATCCGTTTCTCCGACCAGATGTGGCGGCCGTTGCAGGTCCTGCAGATGCTCAACGCCGGCACGCCCGGCAACGACACCCTGACGGGAACGGCCGTCCCCGACACCCTTTCCGGTGGCTTGGGCGATGACCAGTTGTTCGGCCTGGGTGACAACGACCAGCTGGACGGTGGCGCGGGCGACGACAGCCTCTTCGGCGGTGCGGGTGACGATCTGTTGATCGGCGGTGATGGCGACGACTGGCTGGACGGCGGGGAGGGCTACAACCAGCTTATTGGCGGCATGGGCAATGACACCTATGTGGTGGACAGCCAAGGCTACGCCGCTATCACCGAGAACATCGGTGGCGGGATCGACACCGTGCGCAGCAGCATGACCCATACGCTGGGTTACGGCCTGGAAAACCTGGTCCTGACCGGCAGCGCTCGCATCGACGGCTATGGCAACCAGCTGGACAACGACATCACCGGTAACTCCGGCGATAACCGCCTCAAGGGCGAAGCCGGAAACGACCGGCTGTATGGCCTGGATGGCAAGGACACCCTGGAGGGCGGTGTCGGCAACGACAGCCTCTACGGCGGGGCGGGCGACGATACCCTGCTCGGCGACGACGGCGATGATTGGCTAGATGCCGGAAGCGGGGCCGATCTGCTCATCGGCGGTGCGGGGAACGACACCTACGTCATCAGCCAGATCGAGCAACGGATCAGCGAGATGGCCGGGGGTGGCGTGGATACGGTGCGCAGCAGCATCAACTACGGCCTTGTCGGTGCACTCGAGAACCTGGTTCTGACCGGCACGGCGGACCTGAACGGCTTCGGCAACGAGCTGAACAACGAACTGACCGGCAATACGGGCAACAACGTGCTCGACGGCGGCGCGGGCAATGACCGCCTTGAGGGCGGCGCGGGTGATGACCGGCTCATGGGCGGCAGTGGTAACGACACCTACTTCTTCTCCCGGGGCTGGGGCCGAGACACTGTTGCCGACCAGGGTGGTGGCGTCGATGTCATTCAGTTCGCTGCCGATATCCTGCCGAGCGATATTCAGGCGGTGCATCTGGGCGACGACCTGGTTCTCAACCTGAAGGGGTCCTCGGACTCCATATCGATCCAGCAGTACTTCCTTAACAGCGGTGCGAATGCCAATGGCATCGAAGAAATCCGCTTCGCCAACGGCGTGGTCTGGACCTTCGGGCAGGTGCGCAGCCTGGTACTCCAGGGGGGCGATGGCGATGACCTGCTCAATGGCTTCAGTACCGCCGATACGTTGAACGGCGGAGCGGGTAACGACACGCTCTTCGGCGCGGAGGGCAACGACCTGCTGATCGGCGGTGCCGGCAACGATGTGCTGAATGGCGGCACCGGCTCCGACACCCTGCGTGGCGGGCTGGGTGACGACACCTATGTGATCGACTCCCTCGGCGATGTGATCCAGGAGAACCCCAACGAGGGCATCGACACCCTGGAGTCCAGCGTCAGCATCAGCTCGACGCTGAGTGCCAATATCGAGAACCTGCGCCTGACCGGCAGCGGCAACCTGACCGGCTTCGGCAACGGCGCGAACAACCTGATCACCGGCAACCAGGGCGCCAACTACCTAATGGGCAACGCCGGCAACGACACCCTCAGCGGGGAGGGCGGCAACGACACCCTCGAAGGGGGCGTCGGCAACGATGTGTACCGTTTCGCCAGGGGCTGGGGTTCGGACGCTGTGCAGAACTTCGAGTCCGGCTCCAATGGCCTGGACGTCATCGAGTTCGCTGCCGATATCCTGCCGAGCGATATCCAGGTGTCCCGCAGCGGGGCCAACCTGGTGCTGAGCCTGGGCGGCAGCGGCGACCGCATCAATGTCATCAACTACTTCCTGAGCGATGGCGCCACCTCCAATGCGGTGGATGAAATCCGCTTCGCCAATGGCACCCGCTGGACCCTGACGACCATCAAGGCCCTGGCGCTGCAGGGCACCAGCGGCAACGACACGCTGACGGGCTACGCCACTGCCGACGGCATCAGCGGCGGTGCCGGCAATGACAGCATCCTCGGGGGCGATGGCAACGACACGCTCGACGGCGGCAGCGGCGACGATGTGCTCGAAGGGGGCGCCGGCAACGATCGGCTGGTCGGGGGCGCAGGCAACGACACCCTGAACGGCGGAGCCGGCAACGACGTCTTCGTGGTCGAGTCCGCAGGCGATGTGGTGATCGACAGCAGCGGCACCGACACGGTGGAGGCCAGTGTTTCCTTCACCCTGGGTGCGGGCATCGAGAAGCTGACGCTCACCGGCAGCGCCAACCTCCAGGGTATCGGCAACAGCCTGGACAACACCCTGACTGGCAACACCGGCAACAACCTGTTGCAGGGCGGCGCCGGCAACGATGCGCTGAATGGCGGCGCGGGCAACGACCAGTTGCAGGGTGGCGAGGGCGACGACCTCTACAGCTTCGCCCGTGGCTGGGGCCAGGACGTGATCGAGGATACCGACGGTGCCCTCGACGCTATCGAGTTCGCCACGGGCATCGCGCCCGGCGATATCACCCTCGGCCACGATGGCGACGACCTGTTGCTGAACCTGTGGGGCAGCACCGACAGCATCCGTGTGGTGGGCTACTTCGGTGCGACTGGAGCCGTGGAGCAGATCCGCTTCGCCGACGGCACCCAGTGGCTGCCGGACCAGCTTCGCTCGCGGGTGCTGCAGGGAGACTCCACTGATGATCGTCTGGTCGGTTTTGCCAGCAACGACGTCCTCGACGGCAAGGGGGGCAACGACAGCCTGTTCGGGCTGGCCGGTGACGACACCCTGTATGGCGGGGCCGGCAACGACCTGCTCGAGGGGGGCGATGGCAATGACCTGCTCGATGGCTACACCGGCGTCGATACCCTGATCGGTGGCGCGGGTGATGACCGCTACTGGGTGGATGCGGGCGACAGCGTGATCGAAGGCGTGGACGGCGGTATCGACACGGTCGAGTCGCGGGTTTCCTGGACCCTGGGCGACAACGTCGAGAACCTGGTCCTCAGTGGCCCGGCGACCGAAGGCATCGGCAATGCGCTGAACAACGATATACGTGGCGGCGACGGCAACAACCTACTGCGCGGGGAGGCGGGCGACGACCGCCTGAACGGCGGGCAGGGCAAGGACACCCTGATCGGCGGCACGGGCAACGACACCTATGTGTTCAACAACTACTGGGGGCAGGACGTCATCCACAACCAGGACGACGGCATCGGCAAGCACGATGTCATCGAGTTCGCCGACTTCAACACCGAGCACATCCGTTTCCGTCGTGTCGACGACGACCTGGTGTTCGAGCGCAACAACACTCTGGACAGCCTCACCGTCGTCGGTTTCTTCGCCGGTGATGGCAAGGGGCCAGCCTCCATCGAGGAGGTTCGTTTCCGTAATGGCGATGTCTGGACGGGCGACTTCATCCGCAACAGCCTGCTGCACGGTTCCTATGGCAACGACACGGTGCAGGGCTACTCCACGGACGACGCCCTCTTCGGCGATGACGGCCAGGACGAGCTGCGCGGCTTTGCCGGTAACGACACCCTCGATGGCGGAGCCGGCAACGACACGCTGTTCGGTGGCGCCGGTAATGACTCGCTGCTTGGCGGCTTGGGCGGCGACCGCATGGAAGGCGGTGCCGGCGACGACACCTACCAGGTGGACTCGCTGAGTGACCTGGTGATCGAGAGCGCGGGCGGGGGGATCGACACCGTTGAGTCCAGCCTGACCCTGACCCTGGGCGCCAATGTCGAGAACCTCACCCTCACCGGCACCGCTGCCGTCAACGGCACCGGCAACGATCTGGACAACCTCATCATCGGCAACGATGCGAACAACGCGCTGTACGGTGGCATCGGCAACAACAGCCTGTTCGGCAGGGGCGGTGATGACCTGCTGGTGACGGGCTCCGGGCAGGACTACCTCGATGGCGGTGACGGCAACGACACCCTGAACGGCAACCTCGGCAACGACACGCTGTTCGGCGGGGCCGGCAATGACGTCCTCAATGGCGGCGATGGCGATGACCGCCTGTACGGCGGCGAGGGCAACGACAGCCTCTATGGCGGCCGTGGCAACGACACCTTCGTGATCGACTCGCTGGGTGACAGCGTCTTCGAGTACCTCAACGAGGGCATCGATACGGTCGAGGCCTCCATCAGCCACAGCCTGGCCTTCGGTGTGGAGAACCTGACCCTGACCGGTGAGGCCGCTATAGACGGGACCGGCAACACCCTGGACAACCAGCTGCGGGGCAACGCGGCGGCCAACCGGCTGTCCGGCGGCGCGGGCAATGACACGCTGATGGGGGGGGCCGGCAACGACACCCTGTCCGGTGGTGCCGGCTCGGATACCTATGTCTTCGGCCTGGGCGACGGCCAGGATGTCATCCAGAACAACGACAGCGTGGCGGGCAGCCTGGACCTGTTGCAGTTCGGCAGCGGCATCTCGGTCGAACAGCTCTGGTTCCGCCAGAACGGCAACGACCTGGATGTCAGCCTGGTGGGCGGCACCGAGCGGGTAAGCATCGAGGACTGGTACGGCGGCAGCGCCTACCACCTCGACCAGTTCAAGTCGGCCGACGGCAAGACCCTGCTGGACAGCCAGGTGCAAGGGCTGGTGGATGCGATGGCCGCCTTCGGCGTGCCGGCGGGGCCGAGGGCAACCTCACCGCCGCCCAGCGCGACGAGCTGA